A window of the Catharus ustulatus isolate bCatUst1 chromosome 23, bCatUst1.pri.v2, whole genome shotgun sequence genome harbors these coding sequences:
- the GJD3 gene encoding gap junction delta-3 protein produces MGEWGFLSSLLDAVQEHSPMVGRFWLVVMLLFRILVLATVGSDVFEDEQEEFVCNTQQPGCKPVCYDAAFPISHYRFLVFHVVVLSAPAALFVIFAVHQAAKPGRGGAPGQRARRLQPFYVGSVVARIAAELGFLLGQALLYGFRVQPLFVCRRRPCPHRVDCFVSRPTEKTVFIHFYFVVGLVSALLSLAELAHLLRKGPPARPGCCHRPQERGPAPGQPAGAAEGPRGPHPRGDLTV; encoded by the coding sequence ATGGGCGAGTGGGGCTTCCTGAGCTCGCTGCTGGACGCCGTGCAGGAGCACTCGCCCATGGTGGGCCGCTTCTGGCTGGTGGTGATGCTCCTCTTCCGCATCCTCGTCCTGGCCACCGTGGGCAGCGACGTCTTCGAGGACGAGCAGGAGGAGTTCGTGTGTAACACCCAACAGCCGGGCTGCAAACCCGTGTGCTACGACGCCGCCTTCCCCATCTCCCACTATCGCTTCCTCGTCTTCCACGTCGTTGTGCTCTCGGCGCCCGCCGCCCTCTTCGTCATCTTCGCCGTGCACCAGGCGGCCAAGCCGGGGCGCGGGGGGGCTCCCGGTCAGCGAGCCCGCCGCCTCCAGCCCTTCTACGTGGGCAGCGTGGTGGCCCGGATCGCTGCCGAGCTGGGCTTCCTGCTGGGCCAGGCGCTGCTCTACGGCTTCAGGGTGCAGCCGCTCTTCGTGTGCCGCCGCCGGCCCTGCCCGCACCGCGTCGACTGCTTCGTCTCCCGCCCCACCGAGAAAACCGTCTTCATCCACTTCTACTTCGTGGTGGGGTTAGTGTCGGCGCTGCTCAGCCTGGCCGAGCTCGCCCACCTCCTGCGCAAGgggcccccggcccggcccggctgctGCCACCGGCCCCAGGAGCGGGGTCCGGCCCCGGGGCAGCCGGCGGGGGCTGCGGAGGGACCCCGGGGTCCCCACCCGCGGGGCGACCTCACCGTGTGA
- the RARA gene encoding retinoic acid receptor alpha isoform X2 — protein sequence MYEGAAVAGLPPGPFLRMDFYGPGPRGCPPRRPPPWSSSGRSVETQSTSSEEIVPSPPSPPPLPRIYKPCFVCQDKSSGYHYGVSACEGCKGFFRRSIQKNMVYTCHRDKNCIINKVTRNRCQYCRLQKCFEVGMSKESVRNDRNKKKKDVPKPECSESYIITPEVEELIEKVRKAHQETFPALCQLGKYTTNNSSEQRVSLDIDLWDKFSELSTKCIIKTVEFAKQLPGFTTLTIADQITLLKAACLDILILRICTRYTPEQDTMTFSDGLTLNRTQMHNAGFGPLTDLVFAFANQLLPLEMDDAETGLLSAICLICGDRQDLEQPDKVDKLQEPLLEALKIYVRKRRPNKPHMFPKMLMKITDLRSISAKGAERVITLKMEIPGSMPPLIQEMLENSEGMDTLGGQAGGPRGGSLGPPPGSCSPSLSPSSNRSSPATHSP from the exons ATGTACGAGGGCGCGGCGGTGGCGGGGCTGCCCCCCGGCCCCTTCCTCCGCATGGATTTCTACGGGCCGGgcccccggggctgccccccccgccgccccccgccgtGGAGCAGCTCCGGCCGCT CCGTGGAGACGCAGAGCACCAGCTCGGAGGAGATCGTGCCCAGCCCCCCGTCGCCCCCACCCCTGCCCCGCATCTACAAGCCCTGCTTCGTGTGCCAGGACAAATCCTCGGGGTACCACTATGGGGTCAGCGCCTGCGAGGGCTGCAAG GGCTTCTTCCGCCGCAGCATCCAGAAGAACATGGTGTACACGTGCCACCGGGACAAGAACTGCATCATCAACAAGGTGACGCGCAACCGGTGCCAGTACTGCCGGCTCCAGAAGTGCTTCGAAGTCGGAATGTCCAAGGAGT CCGTCCGCAATGACCggaacaagaagaagaaggacGTGCCCAAGCCGGAGTGCTCGGAGAGCTACATCATCACACCTGAGGTGGAGGAGCTCATCGAGAAGGTGCGCAAAGCCCACCAGGAGACCTTCCCCGCGCTCTGCCAGCTCGGCAAATACACTACG AACAACAGCTCGGAGCAGCGCGTGTCCCTGGACATCGACCTGTGGGACAAGTTCAGCGAGCTGTCCACCAAGTGCATCATCAAGACGGTGGAGTTCGCCAAGCAGCTCCCCGGCTTCACCACGCTCACCATCGCTGACCAGATCACCCTCCTCAAAGCCGCCTGCCTCGACATCCTG ATCCTGCGGATCTGCACGCGCTACACGCCGGAGCAGGACACCATGACCTTCTCGGACGGGCTGACGCTGAACCGCACGCAGATGCACAACGCGGGGTTCGGGCCCCTCACCGACCTGGTCTTCGCCTTCGCCAACCAGCTGCTGCCGCTGGAGATGGACGACGCCGAGACGGGGCTGCTCAGTGCCATCTGCCTCATCTGTGGAG ACCGCCAGGACCTGGAGCAGCCTGACAAGGTGGACAAGCTGCAGGAGCCGCTGCTGGAGGCACTGAAGATCTAcgtgaggaagaggaggcccAACAAGCCCCACATGTTCCCCAAGATGCTCATGAAGATCACAGACCTGCGCAGCATCAGCGCCAAGG GCGCCGAGCGGGTGATCACGCTGAAGATGGAGATCCCGGGCTCGATGCCGCCGCTCAtccaggagatgctggagaACTCGGAGGGCATGGACACGCTGGGGGGGCAGGCGGGTGGCCCCCGCGGGGGCAGCCTGGGGCCCCCCccgggcagctgcagccccagcctttCGCCCAGCTCCAACCGCAGCAGCCCGGCCACGCACTCGCCGTGA
- the RARA gene encoding retinoic acid receptor alpha isoform X1 has translation MASNSSSCPTPGGGHLNGYPVPPYAFFFPHMLGGLSPPSTLAGIQHQLPVSGYSTPSPATVETQSTSSEEIVPSPPSPPPLPRIYKPCFVCQDKSSGYHYGVSACEGCKGFFRRSIQKNMVYTCHRDKNCIINKVTRNRCQYCRLQKCFEVGMSKESVRNDRNKKKKDVPKPECSESYIITPEVEELIEKVRKAHQETFPALCQLGKYTTNNSSEQRVSLDIDLWDKFSELSTKCIIKTVEFAKQLPGFTTLTIADQITLLKAACLDILILRICTRYTPEQDTMTFSDGLTLNRTQMHNAGFGPLTDLVFAFANQLLPLEMDDAETGLLSAICLICGDRQDLEQPDKVDKLQEPLLEALKIYVRKRRPNKPHMFPKMLMKITDLRSISAKGAERVITLKMEIPGSMPPLIQEMLENSEGMDTLGGQAGGPRGGSLGPPPGSCSPSLSPSSNRSSPATHSP, from the exons ATGGccagcaacagcagctcctgccccacgCCGGGTGGGGGGCACCTCAATGGCTACCCTGTGCCTCCCTACGCCTTCTTCTTCCCACACATGCTGGGGGGGCTCTCTCCGcccagcaccctggctggcatccagcaccagctccctgtCAGTGGATACAGCACCCCGTCACCTGCCA CCGTGGAGACGCAGAGCACCAGCTCGGAGGAGATCGTGCCCAGCCCCCCGTCGCCCCCACCCCTGCCCCGCATCTACAAGCCCTGCTTCGTGTGCCAGGACAAATCCTCGGGGTACCACTATGGGGTCAGCGCCTGCGAGGGCTGCAAG GGCTTCTTCCGCCGCAGCATCCAGAAGAACATGGTGTACACGTGCCACCGGGACAAGAACTGCATCATCAACAAGGTGACGCGCAACCGGTGCCAGTACTGCCGGCTCCAGAAGTGCTTCGAAGTCGGAATGTCCAAGGAGT CCGTCCGCAATGACCggaacaagaagaagaaggacGTGCCCAAGCCGGAGTGCTCGGAGAGCTACATCATCACACCTGAGGTGGAGGAGCTCATCGAGAAGGTGCGCAAAGCCCACCAGGAGACCTTCCCCGCGCTCTGCCAGCTCGGCAAATACACTACG AACAACAGCTCGGAGCAGCGCGTGTCCCTGGACATCGACCTGTGGGACAAGTTCAGCGAGCTGTCCACCAAGTGCATCATCAAGACGGTGGAGTTCGCCAAGCAGCTCCCCGGCTTCACCACGCTCACCATCGCTGACCAGATCACCCTCCTCAAAGCCGCCTGCCTCGACATCCTG ATCCTGCGGATCTGCACGCGCTACACGCCGGAGCAGGACACCATGACCTTCTCGGACGGGCTGACGCTGAACCGCACGCAGATGCACAACGCGGGGTTCGGGCCCCTCACCGACCTGGTCTTCGCCTTCGCCAACCAGCTGCTGCCGCTGGAGATGGACGACGCCGAGACGGGGCTGCTCAGTGCCATCTGCCTCATCTGTGGAG ACCGCCAGGACCTGGAGCAGCCTGACAAGGTGGACAAGCTGCAGGAGCCGCTGCTGGAGGCACTGAAGATCTAcgtgaggaagaggaggcccAACAAGCCCCACATGTTCCCCAAGATGCTCATGAAGATCACAGACCTGCGCAGCATCAGCGCCAAGG GCGCCGAGCGGGTGATCACGCTGAAGATGGAGATCCCGGGCTCGATGCCGCCGCTCAtccaggagatgctggagaACTCGGAGGGCATGGACACGCTGGGGGGGCAGGCGGGTGGCCCCCGCGGGGGCAGCCTGGGGCCCCCCccgggcagctgcagccccagcctttCGCCCAGCTCCAACCGCAGCAGCCCGGCCACGCACTCGCCGTGA